AGGAGATATTTTGCCTTTGACAGCAGCATTCTTGCCGTCAAGGCGGGTTATATCCTGAAAAAGGCCGGCAGGTGGTTTTTAACCCCCGATGGGGAAAACGCTCTGCAATTAGGGGCGGAGGAACTCCACCGAAGAGCGTTGTCGGCTTATAAACAATTCATTAAAGAGCGGGATCAGCAGGTCACGCCCGTTGAAACCGAGGTCGAAGACGCTCATCAGGCCATGGCAGCGACGCTGCAACAGATCGAGCAGGAGGCCATCGAGGGCATCCGGGCGCAGATATATCGCCTCAACCCCTACGAGTTCCAGGACCTGGTGGAGGCGCTCCTGCGGGGGATGGGCTACCACACGCCGTTCAGCGCCCCGCGGGGCAAGGACGGCGGGATGGACGTGATCGCGTACCGCGACCCGCTTGGCACGCAGTCGCCGCGGATGACGGTGCAGGATAAGCTGCGCGAGAACCCGGCCTCGGGGCCGGATGTGCGGCAGCTGCTGGGTGTGCTGCAGCGGGACGACGTGGGCATCTTCGTCTCGGCCGGCGGATTCACCCCCGACGCGCGGCAGGCCGCGACGGGAACGCAGGTGCATGTCGAGCTGAT
Above is a window of bacterium DNA encoding:
- a CDS encoding restriction endonuclease, which produces MAKSSFSRSNQLVAKVTFAALNFLKDNGGEAAYREVIAAVEKRVSFDDWEREAYKDGTPRWRRYFAFDSSILAVKAGYILKKAGRWFLTPDGENALQLGAEELHRRALSAYKQFIKERDQQVTPVETEVEDAHQAMAATLQQIEQEAIEGIRAQIYRLNPYEFQDLVEALLRGMGYHTPFSAPRGKDGGMDVIAYRDPLGTQSPRMTVQDKLRENPASGPDVRQLLGVLQRDDVGIFVSAGGFTPDARQAATGTQVHVEL